From the genome of Apus apus isolate bApuApu2 chromosome 19, bApuApu2.pri.cur, whole genome shotgun sequence, one region includes:
- the ABCA2 gene encoding LOW QUALITY PROTEIN: ATP-binding cassette sub-family A member 2 (The sequence of the model RefSeq protein was modified relative to this genomic sequence to represent the inferred CDS: deleted 1 base in 1 codon), which translates to MGFLHQLHLLLWKNVTLKRRSPWVLAFEIFIPLVLFFILLGLRQKKPTIPVKEAFYTAAPLTSAGILPVMQSLCPDGQRDEFGFLQYSNSTVTQLLEHLNEVVEQSSLFDPQHPGLEEELESLRRRLEALSSSEPSSMETHFSNRLGSGFTLAWAAKDQGELHRFLTQNLSLPNSTAELLLRSTIDLKEVYHLVFGSFPLVPDETHERDLWNEFGPSEKITQLEKSLPSGWRSLREGLIHRVLRDPAAAPRRPALLRLLSRALGLAGTAPVPTTTDSPQAFVTEMERVLFTGPVLEQLTCEQARGGLHRLLRVPPGQQPLLQAYRALACNGSRATRRQHFSQLAAVLQDQMDTPKITSRLKLDEVNSTAAQHRLHTLLEDLMEMEKVLRDVDILSALAKLLPKGACASKAPPPTANSTGWAGANATAGNATAEEEAAVGGPGSGDNPQGQFSAFVQLWAGLQPILCGNNRTIEPEALKQGNMSSLGFTSKEQRNLGLLVHLMTSNPKILYAPVGTEVDKVILKANETFAFVGNVTHYAKAWLNISPEIRAYLEEGRLQRRIRWLQQFTADLHKHPEILNVSDSDVLHSFLNGNFSLPNASVLLQQLDTIDNAACGWVHFMAKVSVDVFKGFPDEESIVNYTLNQAYQDNVTVFASVIFQTNKDGSLSPHVMYKIRQNSSFTEKTNEIRRAYWRPGPNTGGRFYFLYGFVWIQDMMERALINTFVGHDVVEPGNYVQMFPYPCYTRDDFLFVIEHMMPLCMVISWVYSVAMMIQHIVTEKEHRLKEVMKMMGLNNAVHWVAWFITGFVQLSISVTALTAILKYGKVLMHSDVLIIWLFLAIYAVATIMFCFLVSVLYSKAKLASACGGIIYFLSYVPYMYVAIREEVAHDKITAFEKCIASLMSTTAFGLGSKYFALYEVAGVGIQWHTFSQSPVEGDDFNLLLSMMMLIVDAVVYGVLTWYIEAVHPGMFGLPRPWYFPFQKSYWLGNGRVETWEWTWPWSRTTRLSIMEEDQACAMENRRLEETRGIEEEPTHLPLVVCIDKLTKVYKTDKKLALNKLSLNLYENQVVSFLGHNGAGKTTTMSILTGLFPPTSGSATIYGHDIRTEMDEIRKNLGMCPQHNVLFDRLTVEEHLWFYSQLKSMAEEEIRKEMDKMIEDLELSNKRHSLVQTLSGGMKRKLSVAIAFVGGSRAVILDEPTAGVDPYARRAIWDLILKYKPGRTILLSTHHMDEADLLGDRIAIISHGKLKCCGSPLFLKSTYGDGYKLTVVKKQSYTRNGTELGQPHSPPAHSSVSPCSEPRVSHFIKKYVASCLLISDTNTELSYILPSEAVKKGCFERLFQHLEQSLEELNLTSFGLMDTTLEEVFLKVSEEDQSLENSDVDMKESKKDALRPPAPELGPKPEANGEPLAEAAVLEKPEVELSNLVTCSKLTQSQASLRSGSSVGSMRGDEGGAYSEFFGDYTPLFDNRQDPDNISLQEQEVEAEDRDLAGQGSFKLEGSWLKLRQFHGLIVKRFHCAKRNTKALFSQILLPAFFVCVAMTVALSVPEIGDLPPLILSPSQYHNYTQPKGNFIPYANEERREYRIRLSPDASPQQLVNTFHLPSGVGATCVLKMAFNNTLDQPMQTLNLNSNESKMLAAKYFDAMCIDSFTQGLPFSNFVPPPPSPAPSDYPVSVDEDLLRAWNSTTFSSSIKETVTSAPTLPRIVHEPIRCTCSMQGTGFSCPSGVGGHPPQMKVVTGDILADITGRNVSEYLLYTSDRFRLHRYGALTFGNVQKSIPASFGAKAPATVRKIAVRRAAQVFYNNKGYHSMPTYLNALNNAILRANLPKSKGNPAAYGITVTNHPMNKTSASLSLDYLLQGTDVVIAIFIIVAMSFVPASFVVFLVAEKATKAKHLQFVSGCDPVIYWLANYVWDMLNYLVPATCCIIILFVFDLPAYTSPTNFPAVLSLFLLYGWSITPIMYPASFWFEVPSSAYVFLIVINLFIGITATVATFLLQLFEHDKDLKLVNSYLKSCFLVFPNYNLGHGLMEMAYNEYINEYYAKIGQFDKMKSPFEWDIVTRGLVAMTIEGFVGFFITIMCQYNFFRKPQRLPVSTKPIEDDIDVANERHRVLRGDADNDMLKIENLTKVYKSRKIGRILAVDRLCVGVRPGECFGLLGVNGAGKTTTFKMLTGDESTTGGEAFVNGHSILKELLQVQQSLGYCPQFDALFDELTAQEHLELYTRLRGIPWKDEERVVKWALKKLELTKYADKPASTYSGGNKRKLSTAIALIGYPAFIFLDEPTTGMDPKARRFLWNLILDVIKTGRSVVLTSHSMEECEALCTRLAIMVNGRLKCLGSIQHLKNRFGDGYMITVRTKSSLNIKEVVRFFNRNFPEAVLKERHHTKAQYQLKSDQISLAQVFSKMEQVVDVLGIEDYSVSQTTLDNVFVNFAKKQSDNLEQQETSPSCTLQSPLEQVLNLLRPRAAPTELRALVVEEQEDLETDDEGLISFEEERAQLSFNTDTLC; encoded by the exons TGGGTGCTGGCCTTTGAGATCTTCATCCCCCTGGTGCTCTTCTTCATCCTTCTGGGGCTGCGGCAGAAGAAGCCAACCATCCCTGTGAAGGAAG CTTTCTACACGGCGGCGCCGCTCACCTCGGCCGGGATCCTGCCCGTCATGCAGTCCCTGTGCCCCGACGGCCAGCGCGACGAGTTTGGCTTTCTGCAGTACTCCAACTCCAC GGTGACGCAGCTCTTGGAGCATCTCAACGAGGtggtggagcagagcagcctctTCGACCCACAGCATccggggctggaggaggagctggagtcGCTGCGCCGGCGCCTGGAGGCCCTCAGCAGCAGCGAGCCCAGCTCCATGGAGACCCACTTCAGCAACCGACTAG GATCTGGCTTCACGCTGGCATGGGCAGCCAAGGACCAGGGTGAGCTGCACCGTTTCCTGACACAGAACCTGTCCCTCCCCAACAGCACAGCCGAGCTGCTCCTGCGCTCCACCATTGACCTGAAGGAG gtgTACCACCTGGTTTTTGGTTCCTTTCCTTTGGTACCTGATGAGACCCATGAGAGAGACCTGTGGAATGAATTTGGCCCCAGTGAGAAGATCACACAGCTAGAG AAGAGCCTCCCCAGTGGCTGGAGGAGTTTGCGGGAAGGGCTGATCCATAGGGTGTTGCGGGACCCAGCGGCAGCCCCGCGCCGGCCAGCGCTGCTCCGGCTGCTCTCCCGGGCCCTGGGCCTCGCCGGCACTGCCCCGGTGCCCACCACCACTGACAGCCCCCAGGCCTTTGTCACCGAGATGgag CGTGTCCTCTTCACCGGGccggtgctggagcagctgacGTGCGAGCAG GCCCGGGGGGGGCTGCACCGGCTCCTGCGAGTGCCCCCCgggcagcagccactgctgcaggcGTACCGGGCTCTGGCCTGCAACGGCAGCCGGGCCACCCGCCGGCAGCACTTCAGccagctggctgctgtgctgcaggaccAGATGGACACGCCCAAGATCACCAGCAGG CTGAAGCTGGATGAAGTGAACAGCACAGCTGCCCAGCACCGCCTCCACACCCTCCTGGAGGACCTGATGGAGATGGAGAAGGTTCTCCGCGATGTGGACATCCTCTCGGCACTGGCCAAGCTGCTGCCCAAGGGAGCCTGTGCCAGCAAGGCCCCACCACCCACTGCCAACAGCACTGGCTGGGCTGGTGCCAACGCCACAGCTGGCAATGCCAcggcagaggaggaggctgctgtgggAGGCCCGGGCAGTGGTGACAACCCCCAGGGGCAGTTCTCAGCatttgtgcagctctgggctgggctgcagcccatCCTCTGTGGCAACAACCG GACAATTGAGCCTGAGGCGCTGAAGCAGGGCAACATGAGCTCTCTGGGCTTCACCAGCAAGGAGCAACGAAACCTGGGCCTCCTTGTGCACCTGATGACCAGCAACCCCAAAATCCTATATGCACCTGTGGGCACTGAAGTGGACAAGGTTATCCTGAAG gccAACGAGACCTTTGCCTTTGTGGGCAATGTCACCCACTATGCCAAGGCATGGCTGAACATCTCCCCTGAGATCCGTGCTTACCTGGAGGAGGGCCGGCTGCAGAGGCGCATCCGCTGGCTCCAGCAG TTCACCGCTGACCTCCACAAGCACCCAGAGATCCTGAATGTGTCAGACAGTGATGTTCTCCATAGCTTCCTCAATGGCAACTTCTCCCTGCCCAATGCCagtgtcctgctccagcagctggacaCCATTGACAATGCTGCCTGTGGCTGGGTCCACTTCATGGCCAAG GTCAGTGTGGATGTCTTCAAAGGGTTCCCAGATGAGGAGAGCATCGTCAACTACACGCTGAACCAGGCCTACCAGGACAATGTCACGGTCTTTGCCA GTGTCATCTTCCAGACCAACAAGGATGGCTCACTGTCTCCCCATGTCATGTACAAGATCCGGCAGAACTCCAGCTTCACGGAGAAGACCAACGAGATCCGACGGGCCTACTGGCGGCCTGGCCCCAACACTGGCGGCCGCTTCTACTTCTTGTATGGCTTTGTCTGGATCCAGG acATGATGGAGCGTGCCCTCATCAACACATTTGTTGGCCATGATGTGGTGGAGCCTGGCAACTATGTGCAGATGTTCCCGTACCCGTGTTATACCCGGGACGA CTTCCTCTTTGTCATCGAGCACATGATGCCCCTGTGCATGGTGATCTCCTGGGTCTACTCTGTGGCCATGATGATCCAACACATTGTGACAGAGAAGGAGCATCGCCTGAAGGAG GTGATGAAGATGATGGGCTTGAACAATGCAGTGCATTGGGTGGCTTGGTTCATCACTGGTTTCGTCCAGCTCTCCATCTCAGTCACAGCTCTCACTGCCATCCTGAAGTATGGCAAGGTCCTGATGCACAGTGATGTCCTCATCATCTGGCTCTTTCTTGCCATCTATGCAGTGGCCACCATCATGTTCTG cttcctggTGTCAGTGCTCTACTCGAAGGCCAAGCTAGCCTCTGCCTGTGGCGGCATCATCTACTTCCTCAGCTATGTGCCCTACATGTATGTGGCCATCCGGGAGGAGGTGGCACATGACAAGATCACAGCCTTTGAGAAGTGCATTGCG TCCCTCATGTCCACCACGGCCTTTGGGCTGGGCTCCAAGTACTTTGCACTGTATGAGGTGGCCGGCGTGGGCATCCAGTGGCACACCTTCAGCCAGTCACCCGTGGAAGGAGATGACTTCAACCTCCTGTTGTCCATGATGATGCTGATTGTGGATGCAGTGGTGTACGGGGTGCTCACATGGTACATTGAGGCTGTGCACCCGG GCATGTTCGGCCTGCCGCGGCCCTGGTACTTCCCCTTCCAGAAGTCCTACTGGCTGGGCAATGGGCGAGTGGAGACCTGGGAGTGGACGTGGCCCTGGTCCCGCACCACTCGCCTCAGCATCATGGAGGAGGATCAGGCCTGTGCCATGGAGAACCGGAGGCTGG AGGAAACACGGGGCATTGAGGAGGAACCAACCCACCTCCCCTTGGTCGTCTGCATTGACAAGCTCACTAAGGTCTACAAGACAGACAAGAAGCTGGCACTGAACAAGCTGAGCCTCAACCTCTATGAGAACCAGGTGGTGTCCTTCCTGGGGCACAATGGTGCAGGCAAAACCACCACCAT GTCCATTCTCACTGGCTTGTTCCCTCCAACCTCGGGCTCTGCTACCATCTATGGCCACGATATCCGGACAGAGATGGATGAGATCCGGAAGAACCTGGGCATGTGTCCCCAGCACAATGTGCTCTTTGACAGGCTGACAGTGGAGGAGCACCTCTGGTTCTATTCACAGCTCAAGAGCATGGCAGAGGAGGAGATCCGCAAGGAGATGGACAA GATGATTGAAGACCTGGAGCTCTCCAACAAACGCCACTCCCTGGTGCAGACTCTCTCAGGGGGCATGAAGAGGAAGCTGTCAGTAGCCATTGCCTTTGTGGGTGGGTCACGGGCTGTGATCTTGGATGAGCCCACAGCTGGTGTGGACCCATATGCACGCAGAGCCATCTGGGACCTCATCCTCAAGTACAAGCCAG GGAGGACCATCCTGCTCTCCACACATCACATGGACGAGGCTGATCTACTGGGTGATCGCATCGCCATCATCTCCCACGGCAAGCTCAAGTGCTGTGGCTCTCCACTCTTCCTCAAGAGCACCTATGGTGATGGCTACAAGCTGACAGTGGTGAAGAAGCAGTCGTACACCAGGAATGGCACAG AGCTGGGTCAGCCACACAGCCCTCCAGCCCACTCCTCTGTCAGTCCCTGCTCCGAGCCTCGCGTGTCCCATTTCATCAAGAAGTATGTGGCCTCTTGCCTCCTTATCTCGGACACCAACACCGAGCTCTCCTACATACTGCCCAGTGAGGCTGTCAAGAAGGGCTGCTTTGAGAGGCTCTTCCAG CACttggagcagagcctggaggagCTGAACCTCACCAGTTTTGGACTGATGGACACCACACTGGAGGAGGTCTTTCTGAAGGTGTCTGAGGAGGACCAGTCGCTGGAGAACAGTGACGTGG ACATGAAGGAGTCCAAGAAGGATGCCCTGCGGCCAcctgccccagagctgggcCCGAAGCCTGAGGCCAATGGGGAGCCCCTGGctgaagcagctgtgctggagaagccCGAGGTGGAGCTCAGCAACCTGGTGACCTGCTCCAAGCTGACGCAGTCACAGGCGTCCCTGCGCTCAGGCTCCTCGGTGGGCTCCATGCGGGGCGATGAAGGTGGGGCTTATTCCGAATTCTTTGGGGATTATACACCCCTGTTCGATAACCGGCAGGACCCTGATAACATCAGTCTGCAAG AGCAAGAAGTGGAGGCAGAGGACCGAGacctggctgggcaggggagcTTCAAACTGGAGGGCTCGTGGCTGAAGCTGCGCCAGTTCCATGGGCTGATTGTCAAGCGCTTCCACTGTGCCAAGCGCAACACCAAGGCCCTATTCTCGCAGATCCTCCTGCCCGCCTTCTTCGTCTGCGTGGCCATGACTGTGGCACTCTCTGTGCCTGAAATAG GTGACCTAccacccctcatcctctcaccaTCACAGTACCACAACTACACCCAGCCCAAAGGCAATTTCATTCCTTACGCCAACGAGGAGCGGCGCGAGTACCG TATCAGGCTGTCTCCTGAtgccagcccccagcagctggTGAACACCTTCCACCTGCCCTCTGGTGTTGGGGCCACCTGTGTGCTCAAGATGGCCTTCAACAACACCCTGGACCAACCCATGCAGACCCTCAACCTCAACAGCAATGAGTCCAAGATGCTTGCGGCCAAGTACTTCGATGCCATGTGCATTGACTCCTTCACCCAGGGCCTGCCATTCTCCAACTTCGTGCCGCCgcctccatccccagcccccTCTGACTACCCTGTCTCAGTGGATGAGGATCTGCTTCGTGCGTGGAACTCTAcaaccttctcctcctccatcaAAG agACCGTCACCTCGGCCCCTACCCTGCCCCGCATCGTCCATGAGCCCATCAGGTGCACGTGCTCCATGCAGGGGACTGGCTTCTCCTGCCCCAGTGGTGTGGGGGGCCACCCCCCGCAGATGAAGGTGGTGACGGGGGACATCTTGGCAGACATCACAGGGCGCAACGTCTCTGAGTATCTGCTCTACACCTCGGACCGTTTCCGGCTGCACAG GTATGGGGCACTCACCTTTGGCAACGTCCAGAAATCCATCCCAGCCTCCTTCGGGGCCAAGGCTCCAGCCACCGTGCGCAAGATCGCAGTCCGGAGGGCAGcccag gtCTTCTACAACAACAAGGGCTACCACAGCATGCCCACCTACCTCAATGCTCTCAACAATGCCATCCTGCGGGCCAACTTGCCCAAGAGCAAAGGCAACCCTGCTGCCTATG GCATCACAGTCACGAACCACCCCATGAACAAGACGAGTGCCAGCCTGTCCCTGGATTACCT CTTGCAGGGCACAGACGTGGTGATTGCTATCTTCATCATTGTGGCCATGTCCTTCGTGCCAGCTAGCTTTGTGGTGTTCCTGGTGGCTGAAAAGGCCACCAAGGCCAAACATCTGCAGTTTGTGAGTGGCTGCGACCCTGTCATCTACTGGTTGGCCAACTACGTGTGGGACATG ctgaaCTACCTGGTGCCGGCCACGTGCTGCATCATCATCCTGTTTGTGTTCGACCTCCCAGCGTACACCTCTCCCACCAACTTCCCTGCCgtcctctccctcttccttctctacGG CTGGTCCATCACTCCCATCATGTACCCTGCCTCCTTCTGGTTTGaggtgcccagctctgcctacGTCTTCCTCATCGTCATCAACCTCTTCATTGGCATCACGGCCACTGTTGCCacctttctgctgcagctgtttgaGCATGACAAG GATCTGAAGTTGGTGAACAGCTACCTGAAGAGCTGCTTCCTTGTATTCCCTAACTACAACTTGGGTCATGGCTTGATGGAGATGGCCTACAATGAATACATCAATGAGTACTACGCCAAGATTG GGCAGTTTGATAAAATGAAGTCGCCCTTTGAATGGGACATCGTGACACGGGGACTTGTTGCCATGACAATTGAAGGCTTCGTCGGCTTCTTCATCACCATCATGTGCCAGTACAACTTCTTCCGAAAACCCCA GCGGCTGCCCGTCTCCACCAAACCCATTGAGGATGACATCGATGTGGCCAACGAGCGTCACCGTGTCCTGCGCGGCGACGCCGACAATGATATGCTGAAGATTGAAAACCTCACCaag GTGTACAAGTCCCGCAAGATCGGGCGCATCCTGGCTGTGGACCGACTGTGCGTGGGCGTGCGGCCCGGGGAGTGCTTCGGGCTGCTGGGTGTCAACGGTGCGGGCAAGACAACCACCTTCAAGATGCTGACGGGGGACGAGAGCACCACGGGCGGGGAGGCCTTCGTTAACGGGCACAG CATCCTGAAGGAGCTCCTGCAGGTCCAGCAGAGCTTGGGCTACTGCCCTCAGTTCGACGCACTCTTCGATGAGCTGACAGCCCAGGAGCACCTGGAGCTCTACACCCGCCTGCGTGGCATCCCCTGGAAGGACGAGGAGCGG GTGGTCAAGTGGGCACTGAAGAAGCTGGAGCTGACCAAGTATGCTGACAAGCCTGCCAGCACTTACAGTGGAGGCAACAAGAGGAAGCTGTCCACAGCCATTGCACTGATTGGATACCCGGCCTTCATCTTCTTG GATGAGCCCACCACAGGGATGGACCCCAAGGCACGACGCTTCCTCTGGAACCTCATCCTGGATGTCATCAAAACGGGTCGCTCTGTGGTGCTCACATCCCACAG CATGGAGGAGTGTGAGGCGCTCTGCACCCGCCTGGCCATCATGGTGAATGGGCGGCTCAAGTGTCTTGGCAGCATCCAGCACCTGAAAAACAG GTTTGGAGATGGTTATATGATCACAGTGCGCACCAAATCCAGTCTCAACATCAAGGAGGTGGTGAGGTTCTTCAACCGCAACTTTCCCGAGGCTGTCCTCAAG GAGCGGCACCACACCAAGGCCCAGTACCAGCTGAAGTCAGACCAGATCTCACTGGCACAGGTCTTCAGCAAGATGGAGCAGGTGGTGGATGTCCTGGGCATCGAAGACTACTCTGTCAGCCAGACCACATTGGACAAC